The DNA region AAATGCGGTTGAAAAACTGCTAAAACCTTCTTCCCAGGATACAACTCTCTTACCGCTTGATGCACCGCATTAATCTCTGTAGGATGATGTGCATAATCATCAATATAAACTAGATTTTCAGATTTTATTTGATACGAAAAACGTCTTCTAATCCCTTTAAAAGAAGCTAAGGCTCTTGCAATGGCAACGGTTGGGGTACCGAAATTTACTGCCATGGCAAGAGCCATTAAAGCATTCATCAAATTGTGTCTTCCAGGCAATCCAAAACGGAAATCTTTTAAAATTCCGTTAGGTGTTTTTACATCAAAAACATAACTACCATCCACAATTCGTATATTAAAAGCATTATAAACAGCCTCTTCTTGATTAACTCCTACTACTACGCCAGAAAGAGGTAATTCGGACGTAATGAATAATTTATTTTTATCTTCTACTTTATCAGCAAATTCCGTAAATGATTCTTTTATCGCATCACTAGTTCCATAGATATCCAAGTGATCGGCATCCATTGATGTAACACAAGCAATATTGGGATGCAAATGCAAAAAGGAACGATCAAACTCATCTGCTTCTACAACAGTTACCGTTTTTCCACTTCCTATTAAATTGGAATTATAATTTTCAACAATTCCGCCTATAAAAGCAGTAACATCAGCACCACTTTCATGTAAAATATGCCCTAAAATACTAGAGGTTGTTGTTTTCCCGTGTGTTCCGGCTACAGCAAAACAGAAGGTATCTTTAGTTATAATACCTAAAACTTCAGCTCTCTTTTTTACCTGATAATTACGCTCTAAAAAATAATTCCATTGCGAATGATTTTTAGGAACAGCCGGCGTTATAATTACAAGGGTATTTTCGATAAAATAATCTTTCGGAATCAAATTGATTTCATCTTCAAAGTGAATATCAATTCCACTGTCAATTAACTCGTTCGTTAAAATCGTTGGCGTTTTATCATAACCAAAAACATTTTTCCCAATATACTTAAAGTAACGCGCCAAAGCACTCATACCAATACCTCCGATACCGATAAAAAAGACATTTTGTATTTGGTTTAAGTTCATAACTACTATATTTATTTTCTGATTATTTCTTTCTAATTAATTTAACCACTTCGTCGGCAATTTGCTGGGTTGCTTCCGGCAAAGCCAATTCTTTTATATTTTCACTTAGCTGATTTTGTTTTTCCTTATCTTTTAATAAAGCTTCAAAAACCAAACTAAACTCAGAATCCAATTGAGTCTCT from Flavobacterium nitratireducens includes:
- the murC gene encoding UDP-N-acetylmuramate--L-alanine ligase, with the translated sequence MNLNQIQNVFFIGIGGIGMSALARYFKYIGKNVFGYDKTPTILTNELIDSGIDIHFEDEINLIPKDYFIENTLVIITPAVPKNHSQWNYFLERNYQVKKRAEVLGIITKDTFCFAVAGTHGKTTTSSILGHILHESGADVTAFIGGIVENYNSNLIGSGKTVTVVEADEFDRSFLHLHPNIACVTSMDADHLDIYGTSDAIKESFTEFADKVEDKNKLFITSELPLSGVVVGVNQEEAVYNAFNIRIVDGSYVFDVKTPNGILKDFRFGLPGRHNLMNALMALAMAVNFGTPTVAIARALASFKGIRRRFSYQIKSENLVYIDDYAHHPTEINAVHQAVRELYPGKKVLAVFQPHLFSRTRDFVDDFAKSLSQFDEVYLMEIYPARELPMEGVTSEWLFSKIDNENKSIVSKEDLISMMVQNDAEVMVTIGAGDIGEMVQEIKNALNEKNI